Within the Plectropomus leopardus isolate mb unplaced genomic scaffold, YSFRI_Pleo_2.0 unplaced_scaffold4011, whole genome shotgun sequence genome, the region TGTCCTCAGTCTCTCCGGAGCGATGGCTGACCATCACACCCCAACCACTGCTCTGAGCCAGCTTACACCTGAGGGACGGACAGGAGAGACGGACAGGAGAGacggacaggagagagggaggggggagagggacaggagagagggaggggggagatgGACAGGAGCAAAGACAAGTTAGTTAAATTTTGtctcaaattcagtcattcaacataaagacagacaggtgttcaggtggacaggtggacaggtggacaggtgtCTTACGCCTGGATGGACTCGGTGACGGAGCCGATCTGGTTGACTTTGAGCAGGAGACAGTTGCAGGCCTTTTTGTCCACAGCCTGCTGGATCCTCTTGGGATTGGTCACTGTCAGGTCGTCTCCTACGATCTGATTggtcagagacacacagacaggtgagcgTCTCTAAAGTCTCCGTGCTCGTCCTCAGGAGTGTCTCTATGACTGTCTCTCACCTGGATGTCTGTGGAGGCGGTGAACTTGGACCAGTTCTCCCAGTCGTCCTGGTCGAAGGGATCTTCGATGGACTGGactggagacacagagagagacagacaggtggagacagagagacagacaggtggagacACAGTAAATACAGAGTGTCCCCTGCAGGCTCAGCTTCTgtttttgagttaaaaaaacaaaaaggatggcatgttttctttaaaaaatgagaaaaaataaaatcaaatcaaatttaaaacaaacagaaaaaaagccacatttttaaaatgaaaatatttgaaaaaaatccaataaaaatgttcaaggatttttttaaacaaaagtactgaatgttttttttgtttgttttttttaaatctgtacgaacaaataaaaaacggcaaaagattttaaagagtaaaataacgatcaaaagtttttaaacaaaaagggaTCGTCAGAAAACGGTGAATCTGGAGCGTCTGCAGGCCCGTTTCCTCTCAAAGCTGAAATCGTTGGTCATGAGCGGATCGGTGAACCGCGACAGGACGAGCGCGTGAGCGCTGGGCTCACCGGGGTAGTTCTTGATGAAGCTGCGGTACAGGTCGCCCAGCTTCTCGCCGCTGATGTGGCGGGACGGGTCGTCGGGGGACTTGAAGTCCAGGTCGTACTTCCCGCTGCGGAAGAACTCGGACGCCGCCACGTCCATCCCGATGATGATCTTATCGGGGTAACCGGCCTTCTCGATGGCGGACTTCAGCAGCTCCAGAGCTGCagggacagaaggacagagggacGGGAGGTAAGAGGGACGGGAGGtaagagggacagagggacaggagGTAAgagggacaggaggacagagggacggGAGGtaagagggacagagggacaggagGTAAgagggacaggaggacagagggacggGAGGTAAGAGGGACGGGAGGtaagagggacagagggacaggagGTAAgagggacaggaggacagagggacggGAGGtaagagggacagagggacaggagGTAAgagggacaggaggacagagggacggGAGGTAAGAGGGACGGGAGGtaagagggacagagggacggGAGGtaagagggacagagggacggGAGGtaagagggacagagggacaggaggacagagggacggGAGGtaagagggacagagagacaggaggacagagggacggGAGGtaggagggacagagggacacagtTGTGATGTCAGAGTGAGGTTGGGTCTGCAGGTAAAACAGCTGTCACAAAATATATGAGAGGGACAGGATCAGTGAGACAGTTGGACAGGGGACAGAGGTACAGGGGACAGGGGACAGGAGGACATCTCACCCTCGTTGTTCTCCAGGATGTTGGGGGCGAAGCCGCCCTCGTCTCCCACGTTGGTGGCGTCTTTGCCATATTTGGCTTTAATGACGTTCTTCAGGTTGTGATACAcctgaagacaaaaacacacctgagTACTACTGACAGTACTACTGACACACAGTACTACTGACAGTACTACTGACACACAGTACTACTGACACACAGTACTACTGACACAGTACTACTGACAGTACTACTGACACACAGTACTACTGACACACAGTACTACTGACACAGTACTACTGACAGTACTACTGACACACTGTACTACTGACACACAGTACTAGTGACACACTGTACTACTGACAGAGTACTGACAGAGTACTGACAGAGTACTGACAGAGTACTGACAGAGTACTGACCTCGGCTCCGATCCTCATGGCCTCGTGGAAGTTGGCGGCGCCGACGGGGAGGATCATGAACTCCTGCATGGCGAGCTTGTTTCCGGCGTGACTTCCTCCGTTGATGACGTTGAAGGCCTGAAGAGGAAACACGACGGCGACCGTGACTCAACGCGTCTGTGATCAATATCAGCTGATCGATCAGTGATCAAAGCCCCGCCCACTCACAGGGACAGGAAGTATAACGTCTTTGTGTCCGGCCAGGT harbors:
- the LOC121939045 gene encoding beta-enolase, which gives rise to SRSLCLAAKFGANAILGVSLAVCKAGAAEKGVPLYRHIADLAGHKDVILPVPAFNVINGGSHAGNKLAMQEFMILPVGAANFHEAMRIGAEVYHNLKNVIKAKYGKDATNVGDEGGFAPNILENNEALELLKSAIEKAGYPDKIIIGMDVAASEFFRSGKYDLDFKSPDDPSRHISGEKLGDLYRSFIKNYPVQSIEDPFDQDDWENWSKFTASTDIQIVGDDLTVTNPKRIQQAVDKKACNCLLLKVNQIGSVTESIQACKLAQSSGWGVMVSHRSGETEDTFISDLVVGLCTGQVDT